A single genomic interval of Alistipes provencensis harbors:
- a CDS encoding beta-N-acetylhexosaminidase, producing MHKILTLAALLLSVACAEVPQPEINVIPRPLSAEQGNGTFRLGRNCKIGYDDPSLQSVAGLCAGYLTEEGVRKPVVTDKPVHKGIDLQLDGTLAGEEYTLNATTKGVSICGGSPRAVLYGVQTLRQIVDGDRVPVVEIRDRPSFGYRGAMFDVARYFYPVEDVKRFIDIMALHKLNTFHWHLTNDQGWRIEIKRYPELTRIGSQRRETLIGHYKTSNEYDGKPHGGYYTQDEIREVVAYAAERCIDVIPEIELPGHSMAALASYPWLGCTKGPYEVRTTWYYSSDVLCAGRETTFEFLENVLSEVLELFPSKYIHVGGDECPKVRWKACPDCQRRIRREGLKDENALQSYFVCRIEKWLHAHGREMIGWDELLEGGVTPSTIVMSWRGTEGGIKAAKLGNRVIMSPRFYFYLDYYQTSDPEKNGEPLSIGRNVPIRKLYGYDPFDQLDESQSRNILGVQANLWTEYIATMDHAEYMLLPRLAAMSEVAWATERRDYDDFVRRLGTLRGLYDREGYRYADFVFRGIE from the coding sequence ATGCATAAAATACTGACCCTCGCCGCACTGCTCCTCTCCGTCGCGTGCGCCGAGGTCCCGCAACCCGAAATCAACGTCATTCCCCGGCCCTTGTCGGCGGAACAGGGCAACGGCACATTCCGTCTCGGCCGCAACTGCAAAATCGGTTACGACGACCCTTCGCTGCAATCCGTCGCCGGACTGTGCGCCGGCTACCTGACCGAAGAGGGCGTGCGAAAGCCCGTCGTTACGGACAAACCCGTACACAAAGGCATCGACCTGCAACTGGACGGCACGCTCGCCGGCGAAGAATATACCCTGAACGCAACGACGAAAGGCGTATCGATCTGCGGAGGCTCGCCCCGGGCGGTGCTTTACGGCGTGCAGACCCTGCGTCAGATCGTCGACGGCGACCGGGTTCCCGTCGTGGAGATCCGCGACAGGCCCTCTTTCGGCTATCGCGGCGCGATGTTCGACGTGGCGCGCTATTTCTACCCCGTGGAGGATGTCAAACGGTTCATCGACATCATGGCGCTCCACAAGCTCAACACCTTCCACTGGCACCTGACGAACGATCAGGGATGGCGCATCGAGATCAAACGCTATCCCGAACTGACGCGTATCGGGTCGCAGCGCCGGGAGACGCTGATCGGCCATTACAAAACCTCGAACGAGTATGACGGAAAACCCCACGGCGGCTATTACACGCAGGATGAGATCCGCGAAGTGGTGGCCTATGCCGCCGAACGCTGCATCGACGTCATTCCCGAGATCGAGCTTCCCGGACATTCGATGGCGGCCCTCGCGTCGTATCCGTGGCTGGGGTGCACGAAAGGGCCCTACGAGGTGCGCACGACGTGGTATTACAGCAGCGACGTGCTCTGCGCAGGCCGTGAAACGACCTTCGAATTCCTCGAAAACGTGCTTTCGGAGGTGCTCGAACTTTTCCCGTCGAAATACATCCACGTCGGCGGCGACGAATGCCCCAAGGTGCGGTGGAAAGCGTGTCCCGACTGCCAGCGCCGCATTCGCCGGGAGGGGCTGAAGGACGAGAACGCCCTCCAGAGCTACTTCGTGTGCCGCATCGAGAAGTGGCTCCACGCCCACGGCCGCGAAATGATCGGCTGGGACGAACTGCTCGAAGGCGGCGTAACGCCCTCGACGATCGTCATGTCATGGCGCGGCACGGAGGGCGGCATCAAGGCCGCGAAGCTCGGCAACCGGGTAATCATGTCCCCGCGGTTCTACTTCTACCTCGACTATTACCAGACCTCCGACCCGGAGAAGAACGGCGAGCCGCTCTCGATCGGCCGCAACGTCCCGATCCGCAAACTCTACGGCTACGATCCCTTCGACCAGCTCGACGAGTCGCAAAGCCGCAACATCCTCGGCGTACAGGCCAACCTGTGGACCGAGTACATCGCCACGATGGACCATGCCGAGTACATGCTGCTGCCGCGGCTGGCGGCCATGTCGGAGGTGGCGTGGGCGACGGAAAGGCGCGACTACGACGATTTCGTGCGCCGGCTCGGAACCCTGCGCGGTCTGTACGACCGCGAGGGGTACCGCTATGCCGATTTCGTCTTCCGGGGTATCGAATAA